The DNA region GGCGTGAGCGCTGGCGCGCAGTCTCGTACAGGCAGATCCCGGCGGCGACCGCGAGGTTCAGGCTTTCTATCGGGGCGAAGCCCGGTGTCGGACGCATCGGCACTGCGATCCGACGGTCCGCGGCCTGCGCCGCCGGCTCGGGCAAACCGGACGCCTCGTTCCCGAAGAGCCATGCGCACGGGCGTTGCAGGAGCGATTCCGCCTCGTCGAGCGGGAGGTCCGCGTCCGCCGTGGTGGCGAACAACAGGAGCCCTGCGTCGCGCAACTGGCCGAGCGCCGCGGCGACGTCGCGCTCCCGCACGACGGGGACCGCGAAAAGGCTGCCTGCGCTCGACCGCGCGGCCTTGGGGTTGTGCGGGTCGACGCCGTCCCCGAGGACGAGGAACGCGCTGGCCCCGAAAGCGTGCGCCGCGCGCAGCGCCGTGCCGACATTGCCCGGGTCCCTCGGCTCGACCAAGACGACAACCAGAGGGGCATGGCCGGGTTTCTCCCAGTCGTCCTGGGGCCCCAAGGCTTGAGGCAGCGAGCAGTCGAGCAAAGCGCAACGCGCGACAAGCCCGACCGGGGTCACCGCGTCGGTGAGTTTGCGCGCTGCCCGATCGTCCACACAGCAGACCGGGATCCCCGCCTCCCCCGCAGCAGCGATGAGCTCGCTGTGCTCATGGGCGGCGGCTTCGCTCGCGAAAATCTCCAACGCTTTGCCGGTCGTGATCGCGGCCCGCACATTGTTGGGCCCTTCGGCGAGGAATTCGCCAGCTTTGCGCCGTCCTGGCGAGGACAAAAGCTTCGCGGCCTCCACCACACGCCTGGATTGGGCGGTGAGGAGGCCGCGAGCGCCCTGCGGCTCGGACAGAGTCAGGAGGCTTGCGCCGAGACCAAGTGGTCGGCCACAGCTTCCTTCGCCGCTTCGACAAGCTGGGCGAAGACCTGGGGCTCGTTCACCGCGAGCTCGGCGAGGATCTTGCGGTCCACCTCGACGCCCGCCAAGGCGAGGCCCTGGATGAAGCGGTTGTAGGTGAGGCCGTTCGCCCGTGCGGCGGCGTTGATGCGAGTGATCCACAACTGGCGGAACTCGCCCTTGCGCGCGCGGCGGTCGCGGAAGGCGTAGACGAGCGAGCGGAGTTGCTGCTCCTTGGCCTTGCGGTACATCCGGGAGCGCTGGCCCCGGTAGCCCTTGGAAGCTTCGAGGATGGTGCGACGCTTTTTATGAGCGTTGACTGCGCGTTTCACGCGTGCCATGAGGTGTTCCTATTCCGTGAGAAGTTGATGGTGGTGAGAAGCCCGTCGGCCGGGCAGGGCTCAGCGGCCCAGCAGGCGCTTGACGCGCTTGACGTCGGGGGCTGCGACATCGACGACCCCGTCCAGGCGACGGGTCAGCGTCGTCGGCTTGACCTCCAGGTTGTGGCGCTTGCCAGCCTGCTGGCGGACCAGCTTGCCGGAGCCGGTCACTTTGAAACGCTTGGACGCTCCCGAGTGGGTTTTGTTCTTGGGCATGTTCTCTCCTTTTGCGCGGTCGCCCGCCTGTGTTGTTTCGTTTTTCCGAAGGCTTGGCGTCACTCCGCTGCGGTGTTGCCCTCTGGCGCGGAAGGGGCTTCTGCGCCTTTCTGCGGCGCGTTCGCCTGGTCGGGCTCGGCATGGGCGGGCTCTGTGCGGGCGGCGGAAGACGTCGCTGCGGAACTCGCCTCCGCTGCTTGCTGCGCGGCCTTCGCCCGGGTCTTGGCGCCTCGGTGCGGAGCCAGGATCATCGTCATGTTGCGCCCGTCGAGACGGGGAACGGTCTCCACGAAGCCGTGCTCGCTCACATCCGCGCCGAGACGCTGCAGCAGGCGATGCCCGAGTTCTGGCCGGGACTGCTCGCGGCCGCGGAACATGATCGTCACCTTGACCTTGGCGCCGGCGTCCAAGAACCTGACAACGTGGCCTTTTTTGGTCTCGTAGTCGTGGTCGTCGATCTTCGGCCGCAGCTTCTGCTCTTTGATGACGGTGTTCTGCTGGTGCTTGCGCGACTCTCGGGCTTTCTGGGCCGTCTCGTAGCGGAACTTGCCATAGTCCATGATCTTGCAGACCGGGGGGCGGGCCTCAGGGGCCACTTCCACAAGGTCCAGGTCCGCTTCCACCGCGAGCCGCAAAGCCTCCTCCACGCGAACGATCCCCACTTGCTCGCCGCCAGCTCCGACCAAACGGACCTCGGGCACGCGAATGCGATCATTGATGCGGGTCTCTGTACTGATGGGGCCTCCTCTAGGTGTGGACACATTCGCGACCAGAGCACGAAGGTCCCACGCCAAGAAAGCCCCACAGACCGGCGCAAACGCCAGCCCTCGTGGGACCATTCAGACGAACCGCGGCGAACTGGACAGCTGGGCTGCCGGACAATGTCCACGCGGTGGGAGCGGACTCCTCTTGCTCGCCCCGAAAGCTCCGGGGCAGGTCTCGATGTGAGAGTCTAACAGATATGAGCCCCGAGACACCAGCAGGCGACGGCGACGTTCCCGCACAGGTCATCAGAGAACTCGCGACCATCCCCGCCGCGGAAGTGGTCAGCAACGCCATCATCCTACTGATGAGCGCCGCCGCGGAAAAGCTCGGCCTCGCCGAAGCCGAACCCGGCGCGAGCGAGCACGTGGACCTCGACGAGGCGCGCAAGCTCATCACCGCGCTCGCCGGGCTCGTGCAAGCCGCCACGCCCGACCTGGGACTGCACGCCAAACCGATCCGCGACGGACTGCGCGGGCTGCAAGCCGCGTTCCGCGAGGCGAGCGCGTTTCCCGACCCGCCAGGCGAAGGCCCTGGGGAAAAGCTCGTCTGAGCGGACGGGGGCTACCAGCCGCGCTCGGCGAGCCGGTGTGACACGGGAAGGCTGTCCACGGTGATGCCCACCATGGCCTCGCCGAGGCCTCGGGAAATCTTGGCGAGCATGTCGGGGTCGTCATAGTACGTGCTCGCCGCGACGATGGCCTTCGCCCGCGCCGACGGGTCGCCGGATTTGAAGATGCCCGAGCCGACGAACACGCCCTCGGCCCCGAGCTGGCGCATGAGCGCTGCGTCCGCGGGCGTGGCGATCCCGCCCGCTGTGAAAAGCACCACGGGCAGCCGCCCTGCGGCCGCGACCTCTTTGACCAGATCGACCGGCGCCTGCAATTCCTTCGCGGCGACGTAGAGCTCGGACTCATCCAGAGCGGCCAGCCTCCGGATCTCACCGCCGATCGAGCGCATATGCGTCGTGGCGTTCGAGACGTCGCCCGTGCCAGCCTCGCCCTTGGAGCGAATCATCGCCGCGCCCTCGGCGATCCGGCGCAGGGCCTCGCCGAGATTGGTCGCCCCGCACACGAACGGGACGGTGAACTGCCACTTGTCGATGTGGTGGGTGTAGTCCGCAGGGGTCAGCACCTCGGACTCGTCGATGTAGTCCACCCCGAGGCTTTGCAAGATCTGCGCCTCCACGAAATGGCCGATCCGCGCCTTGGCCATGACCGGGACGCTCACCGCGTCGATGATCCCGGCGATCATCTCCGGGTCGCTCATCCTGGCCACGCCGCCCTGGGCGCGGATGTCGGCGGGGACGCGCTCCAGCGCCATGACGGCCACAGCGCCCGCGTCTTCGGCGATTTTCGCCTGCTCGGGCGTGACCACGTCCATGATCACACCGCCCTTGAGCATTTCGGCCATGCCGCGTTTGACGTTGGCGGTGCCAGTCTGATGGGTCTGCTGCGCTGTCATCTCTCCATCGTATGGCTCGGCCCGATTCGAAAGGACGTTTTCCAACGCGGGCAGGCCAGTGGTTTCCCACTGGCCTGCCTGCGTGCCCGCCTGTGCGCTCAGGCGGGGATTTGCGAGAGCATCTTGTTCGCGATGGCCGAGGTCAGCGAGCCGTTCTCGTCAAGGTCGCAGGTTTCGACCTCGAACACGACGGCAGCGTGCTGGTGCGCCTCCCGGTAACAGTGGTACGGCATACCGGAGACTTGGCTGAACCCCACGTAATCGTCCCATTTGGCGATGTCCGCGCCGGAGGCGGAAACGGTGAAGCTCTGCGCGGCCGGCTGCTGAGCAGGGGCTGCGGGAGCCTGCGAAGCCTGGCTCTGCTCGGCTGGCTGCGCGGCGTTGGGCGAAGCAGGGGATGCGCTGGTCGCTGGGGCCTCGCTCACGGGAGCCTGGCTGGCCGGCGCCGCAGGAACGGCGGACTTGCAGCTGGCGAGTTGCGCGGTCAGCTTGCTGAACGCCTTCGCCGCGGTGGCCGCGTCGGCGTAGATCGCGACGCGCTGCGTCGGACCGAGGTTGTTGTAGGTGCTGTAGTGCACCGAACGGTACGAGGTCCACGGGTCGGCGAACGCGGCTGCTTGAGCGTTGCCGCAGTTCCCGAGGGCCTTCTCCGCGTCGGACGGGGCGGAATTCACGGGCGAGGAGGTGAAATCGTGGGAGAACACAGTGTTCGCGTCGGCGACGGAGACGAGGATCGAGTCGATCGGATCGCCCGCAGGAGCAGCCGAGGCCGGGGCGAACCCGAAAGCGGCCTGCGACACGCATGCGAAGAGCAGCGCGGCGGGCACGTTCCGTGCCGCAGTTTTGGTGCCGGGTTTGGTTTTCATCATTGCCTCACTTATTTCCGTGTGACTCGTACATTTCGGCGCGAGTCACAAACTGGTGACTCACACGCGTGTTATTTCCTGGAAATTCTCCACCGCCGACGCGCCCGCAAGCGCTGATCGAGGCCCCCTGTTACCAGATCGTGAGTGACTGGTGGGGCTTATGTGACAAACTATTCGGCTGTGGACGGGGCCGCTTCAACGATCTCGAAGTACTCCGGAAGCGGGGCGCCGCCCGCGAGTTTGAAGACGCGCACCGCAGGTCTGGCGCGCAGCTCACGGGTGTCCCTGACCGCGTCGTTGTAAAAACACCTGGCGAAACGCACTCTGGCCTCCGCGTCCGAGCGCTCCTCGACGAGCTGGGCCGTGAGCGTGTCCGCCTCCACCTCGGCAAGGCAGACCGACAGCCTGCTCTCCCATTGCTCCCGGCCAGGCCCCGCCACCGCAGACGACTCCACGGCGCGGGCCAAACCGGCGAGCTCGGCGCCCGCCGGGCCGAGCGTCGCCGCGATCGTCCGCGCCACCAGCGCCCGGCGGTCGAGCGCCGCGAGGAGCCCCTGCCATGCGAGGTCGCGCCGCACGTGCAGACGGTCCAACCGCCGCGCGGTTCTGACCATCCAGCCGACGAACAGGGCCAGACCCGCGAGGAGCACCCCGATCAGGACTGCGAACAGGAGCATCACGCGCGCGCAACCCGGACTTTCGGGGCGCCGACCGTGACCGTCTCATACACCCGCAGGATTTGTTTGGCGATCACGCCCCAGTCGTACGCGGCGACCACCTCGAAGCCTGTCGCGACGTACCGCTCGCGCGTGGACGGGTCCGAGAGCAGCGCGCTGACGCCCTGTGCCCACGCGGCCGCGTCCCCCACTGGCAACAACACCCCGGCGCGGCCCCCGTCCAGCACCCTGCGGAACGCCTCCAAATCGCTCGCGGCGACTGCCGCTCCAGCGGCCATCGCCTCCAAAAGCACAATGCCTTGGCTCTCCCCTCCCGTGTTGGGGGCGCAGAAGACGTCCGCCGAACGCAGCGCGGACGCTTTCTCGTCCTTGTCCACCCTGCCCAAAAAACGCAGCCGGTCGGCGTGCGCCCCCGCTTTCGCCTTCGCTCGGCGCTTGTCGCCGGGCCCGACGACAAGCACCTGCACATCCGGATGCTTCGCCACCAGCTCCGGCAACGCCCGCAACAACGTCACAAAACCTTTGCGCGGCTCGTCATAACGGCCCAGGAAGAGCACCGTCCCGCCCTGCCGGGGGTAGCCCGCGAGCGGCTCGGCCCCGCGGAACTCGCGCACATGCAAACCGTTGGGGATCTCCACCGAGCCCGCGCCGACAGCCTCCATCTGCAGCCGCCTCGAGAGCGGCGAGACCGCGATCCTGCCGACGATCTTCTCGTAGTAGGGCGTAATCACCGGGCGCATGGTCGAGAGGATGAAGGACTGTTCCGCAGCCGCGTGGAAAGTCGCGACAAGCGGCCCCTCGGCCGCATGCACCGCGAGGAAGGACAAGCTCGGCGCGCTCGGCTCGTGCACATGCAGGACGTCGAAATCCCCTTCGGCGATCCAGCGCCGCAATTTCGCCAGCGCGCCAGGGCCGAACTGCAACCGCACCTTGGAGCCGTTGTACGGCACGGCGACAGTGCGTCCGCTGGAAAACACGTACGCGGGCAGCTGCGCGCCGTCGCTCGCCGGGGCGATGACCTGGACTTCGTGCCCTTGGTCGATGAGCACCTGGGCGAGTTCGAGAACATGCGCTTGCACGCCGCCCGGCACGTCCAGCGAGTAGGGGCACACAATGCCGACTCTCATGCCGCGCCCACGGAGCCCCGGTCGGCGTCCCAAAGCGGTTGCAGCATGTGCCAGTCCTCGGGCCGGGCGGCGATGGCGGCCTCGAACGCGGCGGCGACGCGCCCGGTGGCGGCCTCGACCCCATCCTCGACGTTGATCGCAGGTCCGACCTCGGCACGCCAACGCCCCTCAGGCGAGCCTTCGGGCTCATACCAGGTGTGCGCGGTGACGAGCGCCGCTCCGGTCGCGGCGGCGAGCCGGGCCGGGCCGGGCGGGAACCGGGCCGTCTCGCCGAAGAACCGCACCGGGACGCTTCCCCGGCTCATGCCCCGATCCGCGAGCAGGCACACGACCTTGCCTTCCCTCAGGCGCTGGGCGAGGATTCGGTACGGTCCGCCCCCTGCGGCCTCGGCCACGGCGCCGTGTTCTGCCTCCGCGGCCGACAGACTGGCGTGCGGCAGGATTTCGAATCCCAACGACTCGCGGTAGGCGAGGAATTTCTGATAGAGCGATTCGGGTTTGAGCCGTTCCGCGACGGTGGTGAATTGCCCGTGCTTGACCGCCAGCCACACGCCCGCGAGGTCCCAATTCCCCATATGCGGCAAAACGATCACCACGCCCCGCCCCGCCTTCAGCGGCTCGTCCAAATGGTGCTGCTGCGCCACTGCGGCGTTCACCTCCCGAGCCAGGCGGGCGTGGTCCATGGCGGGGAGGCGGAACGCCTCGCGCCAGTACCGGGCGTAGGAGCGCAAGCTGCGTCGGACCAGGCTGTCCGGCACCTGATCGGCGGGAACGGCGAGCACGCGCGCGAGATTCTTGCGCAACTGGGCCCCGGCTCCGCGGTGGAACGCCAGGTCGGCCCCTCTGCGGAACACGCCTCGGGCAAGGGGTTCCGGCGCGAGGCGCACAAGCCCCCAACCCGCGCTGTAGCCCAAGGCGACGGCCTTGTCCTTGTAGCTCTCGCTCATGGGGTCCCGTCGTCGGCGCGGCGGGCTTCGCGCCAGACATGCAGGAACCGCTGCCCGACCGTGACCAGGCTCGTGAGCGCCAGGAAGGCGACAGCAAGCGGCAAGGCGAACCAGAGGCCGAGGCCGCTGAGCCCGGCTCCCACCAGCACAATGACGAGCCGTTCCGGCCGCTCGATCCAACCGCTGTCCGCGCTCAGGCCGCTCGCCTCCGCCCGTGCCTTGATGTAGGAGATGGTGAGCGCCGCGACAAGGCAGACCAACAGGCCGACGAAGAGCAGATGGAAACCTGTGATGGCCGCTGATACCGGGTACCGCGCCAAAAACTCGAGCCCGGGCCGGCCTTCCTCCCGAGAGAAAATGTCGGCGAAGCGGCGTGTCTCAGAGTACATGAGCCACCCGGAGCCCCGCGTGTAGGGGGCCAACGCCGCCCAGTAGGCCAACGCGCCGAAGATCGCGCCGTCCGCGATCCGGTCGCAGCTGGCGTCGAGCACCGCGCCGAACCTCGTCCCGCCGCCCGCAGCACGCGCGACGGCCCCGTCGAGCATGTCGAAAACCGCGAACGCCCCGCACAGGACAGCCCCCAAGAAAAGGCGCCCGTTCGGGAAGAACACCAGCGCCGAGAGGACCGTGCCCGACGTGCCGACCACGGTCACCACGTTCGGCGTCACCCCGAACCGGACCAAACCGCCGCCAAGGGGTGCGATGGCCTTCGCGACGGCAGGTTTGACGAGCGACGAGAGCACTAGTGCGGACCTGGGAGCTGCGGCGGCTGCTGTTGCTGCAGCGCTGGTTGCGACCCGGGGAGCTGATTGCCCTGCGAGCCGGGCGGGAGCGGCGGATACCCCAGTTGCGCCGCAGTCTGCCGAGCGCCCTCAGTGACGGGGATCGCCACCACGGCCGTGCCGTACGCGCACATCTCGGTGAACACCTCGCCCATCT from Segniliparus rotundus DSM 44985 includes:
- the rpmI gene encoding 50S ribosomal protein L35 produces the protein MPKNKTHSGASKRFKVTGSGKLVRQQAGKRHNLEVKPTTLTRRLDGVVDVAAPDVKRVKRLLGR
- the infC gene encoding translation initiation factor IF-3 — encoded protein: MSTETRINDRIRVPEVRLVGAGGEQVGIVRVEEALRLAVEADLDLVEVAPEARPPVCKIMDYGKFRYETAQKARESRKHQQNTVIKEQKLRPKIDDHDYETKKGHVVRFLDAGAKVKVTIMFRGREQSRPELGHRLLQRLGADVSEHGFVETVPRLDGRNMTMILAPHRGAKTRAKAAQQAAEASSAATSSAARTEPAHAEPDQANAPQKGAEAPSAPEGNTAAE
- a CDS encoding phosphatidylinositol mannoside acyltransferase yields the protein MSESYKDKAVALGYSAGWGLVRLAPEPLARGVFRRGADLAFHRGAGAQLRKNLARVLAVPADQVPDSLVRRSLRSYARYWREAFRLPAMDHARLAREVNAAVAQQHHLDEPLKAGRGVVIVLPHMGNWDLAGVWLAVKHGQFTTVAERLKPESLYQKFLAYRESLGFEILPHASLSAAEAEHGAVAEAAGGGPYRILAQRLREGKVVCLLADRGMSRGSVPVRFFGETARFPPGPARLAAATGAALVTAHTWYEPEGSPEGRWRAEVGPAINVEDGVEAATGRVAAAFEAAIAARPEDWHMLQPLWDADRGSVGAA
- a CDS encoding DUF1844 domain-containing protein; this encodes MSPETPAGDGDVPAQVIRELATIPAAEVVSNAIILLMSAAAEKLGLAEAEPGASEHVDLDEARKLITALAGLVQAATPDLGLHAKPIRDGLRGLQAAFREASAFPDPPGEGPGEKLV
- a CDS encoding TrmH family RNA methyltransferase, which produces MVEAAKLLSSPGRRKAGEFLAEGPNNVRAAITTGKALEIFASEAAAHEHSELIAAAGEAGIPVCCVDDRAARKLTDAVTPVGLVARCALLDCSLPQALGPQDDWEKPGHAPLVVVLVEPRDPGNVGTALRAAHAFGASAFLVLGDGVDPHNPKAARSSAGSLFAVPVVRERDVAAALGQLRDAGLLLFATTADADLPLDEAESLLQRPCAWLFGNEASGLPEPAAQAADRRIAVPMRPTPGFAPIESLNLAVAAGICLYETARQRSRQAPRPVGIR
- a CDS encoding sensor domain-containing protein translates to MMKTKPGTKTAARNVPAALLFACVSQAAFGFAPASAAPAGDPIDSILVSVADANTVFSHDFTSSPVNSAPSDAEKALGNCGNAQAAAFADPWTSYRSVHYSTYNNLGPTQRVAIYADAATAAKAFSKLTAQLASCKSAVPAAPASQAPVSEAPATSASPASPNAAQPAEQSQASQAPAAPAQQPAAQSFTVSASGADIAKWDDYVGFSQVSGMPYHCYREAHQHAAVVFEVETCDLDENGSLTSAIANKMLSQIPA
- the rplT gene encoding 50S ribosomal protein L20, whose product is MARVKRAVNAHKKRRTILEASKGYRGQRSRMYRKAKEQQLRSLVYAFRDRRARKGEFRQLWITRINAAARANGLTYNRFIQGLALAGVEVDRKILAELAVNEPQVFAQLVEAAKEAVADHLVSAQAS
- a CDS encoding glycosyltransferase family 4 protein, coding for MRVGIVCPYSLDVPGGVQAHVLELAQVLIDQGHEVQVIAPASDGAQLPAYVFSSGRTVAVPYNGSKVRLQFGPGALAKLRRWIAEGDFDVLHVHEPSAPSLSFLAVHAAEGPLVATFHAAAEQSFILSTMRPVITPYYEKIVGRIAVSPLSRRLQMEAVGAGSVEIPNGLHVREFRGAEPLAGYPRQGGTVLFLGRYDEPRKGFVTLLRALPELVAKHPDVQVLVVGPGDKRRAKAKAGAHADRLRFLGRVDKDEKASALRSADVFCAPNTGGESQGIVLLEAMAAGAAVAASDLEAFRRVLDGGRAGVLLPVGDAAAWAQGVSALLSDPSTRERYVATGFEVVAAYDWGVIAKQILRVYETVTVGAPKVRVARA
- the pdxS gene encoding pyridoxal 5'-phosphate synthase lyase subunit PdxS produces the protein MTAQQTHQTGTANVKRGMAEMLKGGVIMDVVTPEQAKIAEDAGAVAVMALERVPADIRAQGGVARMSDPEMIAGIIDAVSVPVMAKARIGHFVEAQILQSLGVDYIDESEVLTPADYTHHIDKWQFTVPFVCGATNLGEALRRIAEGAAMIRSKGEAGTGDVSNATTHMRSIGGEIRRLAALDESELYVAAKELQAPVDLVKEVAAAGRLPVVLFTAGGIATPADAALMRQLGAEGVFVGSGIFKSGDPSARAKAIVAASTYYDDPDMLAKISRGLGEAMVGITVDSLPVSHRLAERGW
- a CDS encoding NUDIX hydrolase; translation: MLLFAVLIGVLLAGLALFVGWMVRTARRLDRLHVRRDLAWQGLLAALDRRALVARTIAATLGPAGAELAGLARAVESSAVAGPGREQWESRLSVCLAEVEADTLTAQLVEERSDAEARVRFARCFYNDAVRDTRELRARPAVRVFKLAGGAPLPEYFEIVEAAPSTAE
- a CDS encoding CDP-alcohol phosphatidyltransferase family protein, with protein sequence MLSSLVKPAVAKAIAPLGGGLVRFGVTPNVVTVVGTSGTVLSALVFFPNGRLFLGAVLCGAFAVFDMLDGAVARAAGGGTRFGAVLDASCDRIADGAIFGALAYWAALAPYTRGSGWLMYSETRRFADIFSREEGRPGLEFLARYPVSAAITGFHLLFVGLLVCLVAALTISYIKARAEASGLSADSGWIERPERLVIVLVGAGLSGLGLWFALPLAVAFLALTSLVTVGQRFLHVWREARRADDGTP